The Comamonas sp. GB3 AK4-5 genome includes a region encoding these proteins:
- a CDS encoding glycosyltransferase family 25 protein, whose product MPSLPIVYINLAKDTERQARMASQMLQMGLAATRLPAVWWADLPAEIQERHHSAPLTQSQYFKPLGNGEKGCYSSHMAAWRQLLASDAPAMVVFEDDVRLLPTLPQALQAIEQLPPERWDLIKLFGRAQEKVASRRPLPSTVLELITYRRVPSFAAGYVVSRSGAQKMLDSRVPFGRPVDVDMRFWFENGLRVFGVHPSVIALDDTSEVSSIWQQREGPLQFSQRLRKLRMKWQLTWGNARAKPPQAADIC is encoded by the coding sequence ATGCCCAGCCTACCTATTGTCTATATCAACCTTGCCAAGGACACCGAGCGCCAGGCGCGCATGGCATCCCAAATGCTGCAAATGGGTTTGGCCGCCACACGCCTGCCCGCCGTATGGTGGGCCGATCTTCCCGCTGAAATACAGGAGCGGCATCATAGTGCGCCTCTCACCCAGTCGCAGTATTTCAAGCCACTGGGCAATGGCGAAAAAGGTTGTTACAGCAGCCATATGGCCGCATGGCGTCAGCTCCTGGCCAGCGACGCCCCCGCTATGGTGGTGTTTGAAGACGATGTGCGCCTGCTGCCCACGCTGCCGCAGGCCTTGCAAGCCATTGAACAGCTGCCTCCAGAGCGCTGGGATTTGATCAAGCTCTTTGGCCGCGCCCAGGAAAAGGTCGCCAGCCGCCGCCCTCTGCCCTCCACTGTTTTGGAACTCATCACCTACCGCCGCGTGCCCAGCTTTGCTGCCGGCTATGTGGTCAGCCGCAGCGGCGCGCAAAAAATGCTGGACAGCCGCGTGCCGTTCGGGCGGCCCGTGGATGTGGACATGCGCTTCTGGTTTGAAAACGGGCTGCGTGTCTTCGGCGTTCACCCTTCGGTGATTGCACTGGACGACACCAGCGAAGTCAGCAGCATCTGGCAACAGCGCGAAGGGCCGCTGCAGTTCAGCCAGCGCCTGCGCAAGCTGCGCATGAAATGGCAGCTGACCTGGGGCAATGCGCGGGCCAAGCCCCCGCAGGCAGCAGACATCTGCTGA